A stretch of Miscanthus floridulus cultivar M001 chromosome 13, ASM1932011v1, whole genome shotgun sequence DNA encodes these proteins:
- the LOC136501970 gene encoding pectinesterase inhibitor 28-like yields MAPMAMATTKKAMVVLILSALLPLSTLGTRSVPTAVPHHGHACHGTPKHSSPPQLTTAELVRTTCNSTAYYDLCVSALGADPSSATADVRGLSTIAVSAAGANASGGAATAAALANGTATSSKAQAAPATAAAALLRTCAAKYGQARDALAAAGDSIAQQDYDFASVHVSAAAEYPHVCKALFRRLRSAQYPPELAVREEALRQLCSVALDIIALASNGSG; encoded by the coding sequence ATGGCGCCTATGGctatggcaaccaccaagaaggCCATGGTGGTGCTCATCCTGTCGGCCCTGCTCCCTCTGAGCACCCTCGGCACTCGCTCCGTCCCGACGGCCGTGCCGCACCACGGCCACGCCTGCCACGGCACCCCCAAGCACTCCTCGCCTCCTCAACTAACCACGGCGGAGCTAGTACGCACCACCTGCAACTCCACGGCCTACTACGACCTGTGCGTGTCCGCGCTGGGCGCCGACCCGTCCAGCGCCACGGCCGACGTCCGCGGGCTCTCCACCATCGCCGTGTCCGCGGCGGGCGCCAACGCCTCGGGCGgcgccgccacggccgcggcgCTCGCCAACGGCACCGCCACGTCGTCCAAAGCGCAGGCGGccccggccaccgccgccgcggcgctgCTTCGCACGTGCGCCGCCAAGTACGGCCAGGCCCGGGACGCGCTGGCTGCCGCCGGGGACTCCATCGCGCAGCAGGACTATGACTTCGCGTCCGTGCACGTGAGCGCCGCCGCCGAGTACCCGCATGTGTGCAAGGCGCTGTTCCGGCGGCTAAGGTCCGCACAGTACCCGCCGGAGCTGGCGGTCAGGGAGGAGGCGCTCAGGCAGCTCTGCTCCGTCGCGCTCGACATCATCGCGCTCGCCTCCAACGGCAGTGGCTAG